A single Argentina anserina chromosome 7, drPotAnse1.1, whole genome shotgun sequence DNA region contains:
- the LOC126802988 gene encoding zinc finger protein ZAT5-like: MEEADRQRDHQQEEVVIDCKEQHNDTTTVTTTTNNIIIKGKRTKRLRPQSPIPFAIPTNSSTAESGGGGGGGEGECNNTITNSSPTTSAEYQDSTEEEEDMANCLILLAQGNSRGPSSSPKLHQLHNTTTTSSRRFMEATPLAAAVGPSKVAGAGGYYVYECKTCNRTFPSFQALGGHRASHKKPKAAINVDDKKQFGIGMLASNEEDTQLFKNMNINNNTSSSSPLSLHLSNRGLVLSSTSNNKPKVHECSICGAEFTSGQALGGHMRRHRAPVGVTAANTTLALTAAPPTIPLVLEAPQPQQNQHQQYHHHQQPLKKQRSMLSLDLDLNLPAPEDDHHQRDQSKFVFTPKQQQQQQQTQQPQQQQQQERLRILVDCHY; the protein is encoded by the coding sequence ATGGAAGAAGCAGATCGTCAACGCGATCATCAACAGGAAGAAGTCGTCATAGACTGCAAGGAACAACACAACGACACCACCAccgtcaccaccaccaccaataACATTATTATCAAGGGTAAACGCACAAAGCGCCTAAGGCCTCAATCCCCCATCCCTTTCGCCATTCCTACAAATTCTTCCACCGCGGAGAGCGGTGGTGGCGGCGGAGGTGGAGAAGGTGAGTGTAACAACACCATCACCAACTCATCTCCCACAACCTCCGCGGAGTACCAGGATAGCACcgaggaagaggaagatatGGCTAACTGTTTGATCCTCTTGGCACAAGGCAATTCCCGAGGTCCTTCCTCGTCCCCTAAGCTGCACCAACTTCACAATACAACCACAACATCAAGTCGGAGATTCATGGAAGCAACACCTCTCGCCGCTGCCGTGGGGCCTTCCAAGGTGGCCGGGGCGGGCGGGTATTACGTTTACGAATGCAAGACGTGTAACCGGACTTTCCCTTCTTTCCAAGCATTGGGTGGCCATCGGGCCAGTCACAAGAAGCCAAAAGCAGCGATCAATGTAGATGACAAGAAGCAGTTTGGAATTGGGATGTTAGCATCGAATGAAGAAGACACACAGTTGTTCAAGAACATGAACATCAACAACAACACGTCCTCCTCATCTCCACTTTCTCTTCATCTGAGTAACAGGGGGCTGGTCTTGAGTAGTACCAGCAACAACAAGCCTAAGGTTCATGAGTGCTCCATTTGCGGGGCGGAGTTCACCTCCGGTCAGGCCTTGGGAGGCCATATGAGGCGCCACCGGGCGCCCGTTGGAGTAACAGCTGCCAACACCACCTTGGCGTTGACAGCTGCTCCTCCAACAATTCCTTTAGTCTTGGAGGCTCCGCAACCTCAACAAAACCAACACCAACagtaccaccaccaccaacagCCCTTGAAGAAGCAAAGAAGCATGTTGTCTTTGGATTTGGATCTAAACCTTCCTGCACCCGAAGACGATCATCATCAACGAGATCAATCCAAATTTGTGTTCACACCCAaacaacaacagcaacaacaacaaacgCAGCAACCTCAGCAGCAACAGCAACAAGAAAGGTTAAGAATTTTGGTGGATTGTCATTACTAA
- the LOC126801625 gene encoding pullulanase 1, chloroplastic isoform X1 — translation MSLYTSTSLLLPPPPTVNRRHAFSSSSIRRHFTSQRKPTFSLFPPNSAKSSRLQCSSSLPAMSAKQDSSSTSPPQVEGSLLKSRAFWVSESIIAWNVDEGIDSCYLFASKTAALSLTSDGVSGGDVKVELQEDRHGLPQNVKEKFPHIKDYKAFRVSTDLDVKSLLKSQLAVAAFSSDGRCSDATGLQLPGILDELFSYEGPLGAVYSKEAVSLYLWAPTSQAVSVLIYKEPLGGHPLEIVQLEEVNGVWNTRGPKSWEGCYYVYEVSVYHPSTLKIEKCYANDPYARGLSSDGGRTLFINLDSDYIKPEGWDKLVDEKPKILSPSDISIYELHIRDFSANDETVPPEFRGGYLAFTVQDSAGVSHLKQLSNAGITHVHLLPAFQFAGVDDEKANWKCVDSQTLEKFPPDSSEQQALITAIQNDDGYNWGYNPVLWGVPKGSYASNANGLYRAIEFRKMVQALNRMGLRVVLDVVYNHLHGSGPFDANSVLDKIVPGYYLRRNNDGFIENSTCVNNTASEHFMVERLILDDLLHWAINYKVDGFRFDLMGHIMKRTMVKAKDALCSLAKDKDGVDGSRMYIYGEGWDFGEVANNGRGVNASQFNICGTGIGSFNDRIRDAILGGSPFGHPLQQGFVTGLLLQPNGYDHGPEVVAERMLAESKDHIQVGMAANLRDFVITNCEGKEVKGSEVLTYGGASVAYALDPAETVNYASAHDNETLFDIVSLKTPFEISVEDRCRINLLATSIIALSQGIPFFHCGDEILRSKSLDRDSYNSGDWFNRIDFTYSSNNWGVGLPPKEKNEKSWPLMKPRLADPSFKPHKSHIQAAVENFSDLLRIRYSSPLFRLRTANAIQERIRFHNTGPSSVPGLILMSIEDGHEGLPGLSQLDPIYSYIVVIVNARPTEVSFTSSSIWARTLQLHPVQVKSNDEIVKRSTYDTGSECFTVPARTTSVFVEPRGV, via the exons ATGAGTTTATATACTTCTACTtcgcttcttcttcctcctcctccaacgGTCAACCGCCGCCAcgccttttcttcatcttccatACGCCGTCATTTCACCTCCCAACGCAAACCCACCTTCTCCTTATTCCCGCCAAATTCCGCCAAGTCATCCAGACTCCAATGCTCGTCGTCATTGCCTGCCATGTCTGCCAAGCAGGACTCTTCTTCAACCTCACCACCCCAg GTGGAGGGTAGCCTGTTGAAATCAAGGGCATTCTGGGTTAGTGAATCAATCATAGCTTGGAATGTGGATGAGGGAATTGATTCGTGTTACTTATTTGCAAGTAAAACTGCGGCGCTGTCATTAACTAGTGATGGAGTGTCCG GTGGGGATGTGAAAGTTGAGCTTCAAGAAGATAGACATGGGTTACCGCAAAAT GTGAAAGAAAAGTTTCCTCATATCAAAGACTACAAAGCATTCAGGGTCTCCACTGATCTGGATGTCAAATCTCTTCTGAAATCCCAATTGGCAGTTGCTGCTTTCAGTT CTGATGGAAGGTGCAGCGATGCTACTGGTCTGCAGTTACCGGGCATTCTAGACGAATTATTCTCGTATGAAGGTCCCCTTGGTGCAGTGTATTCAAAGGAAGCCGTGTCACTTTACCTTTGGGCTCCTACTTCTCAG GCAGTATCTGTTTTGATCTATAAGGAGCCATTGGGTGGACATCCCTTAGAAATTGTGCAGCTTGAGGAAGTTAATGGCGTTTGGAATACTAGAGGACCAAAAAGTTGGGAAGGATGCTACTATGTGTATGAAGTGTCTGTATACCATCCTAGCAccttaaaaattgaaaaatgctACGCAAATGATCCATATGCTAGAGG GCTCTCATCAGATGGCGGGCGGACGTTGTTCATCAATCTTGACTCTGACTATATAAAACCAGAAGGATGGGATAAATTGGTGGATGAGAAACCCAAAATACTTTCTCCTTCGGACATAAGTATTTACGAGTTGCACATAAGAGATTTTAG TGCCAATGACGAGACAGTGCCTCCTGAATTTCGTGGTGGATATCTGGCATTCACTGTACAG GACTCAGCTGGTGTATCTCATTTGAAGCAATTATCAAATGCTGGTATCACTCATGTCCATCTACTGCCGGCCTTCCAATTTGCAGGTGTCGATGATGAGAAGGCAAACTGGAAGTGCGTAG ATTCACAGACTCTTGAAAAGTTTCCTCCAGATTCCTCCGAGCAACAAGCTCTCATTACAGCTATCCAAAATGATGATGGCTATAACTGGGG gTACAACCCTGTCCTCTGGGGTGTCCCTAAAGGAAGCTATGCAAGTAATGCAAATGGTTTGTACCGTGCAATTGAGTTTAGGAAGATGGTTCAG GCACTTAATCGTATGGGCCTTCGTGTTGTCTTGGATGTTGTCTACAATCATTTGCATGGAAGTGGGCCATTTGATGCAAATTCAGTTCTTGATAAG ATTGTTCCAGGATACTACTTGAGAAGAAACAATGATGGTTTTATCGAGAACAGTACATGTGTGAACAACACTGCTAGCGAGCATTTTATGGTTGAGCGTTTAATTCTTGATGATCTTTTGCACTGGGCAATTAATTATAAG GTTGATGGATTCCGGTTTGACCTTATGGGTCATATAATGAAAAGAACAATG GTGAAAGCAAAAGATGCACTTTGCAGCCTTGCAAAGGATAAGGATGGAGTTGATGGCTCAAGGATGTATAT ATATGGTGAAGGATGGGATTTTGGTGAAGTTGCCAACAATGGGCGTGGAGTAAATGCTTCGCAGTTCAATATTTGTGGTACTGGAATTGGGAG TTTTAATGATCGTATACGGGATGCGATTCTGGGTGGTTCTCCCTTTGGCCATCCTCTTCAGCAAGGATTTGTGACTGGTCTACTATTACAG CCTAACGGCTACGATCATGGCCCAGAAGTTGTTGCAGAACGCATGCTTGCTGAATCAAAGGATCACATTCAG GTCGGCATGGCTGCAAACTTGAGGGACTTTGTGATAACCAATTGTGAAGGGAAAGAG GTAAAAGGATCAGAAGTATTGACATATGGTGGGGCAAGTGTAGCATATGCTTTAGATCCTGCTGAAACA GTTAATTATGCTTCTGCTCATGACAACGAAACTCTATTTGACATCGTGAGTTTGAAG ACTCCATTTGAAATTTCTGTAGAAGACAGATGCAGGATAAATCTTCTGGCGACAAGTATAATTGCTCTATCACAG GGTATACCATTTTTCCATTGTGGCGATGAGATTCTCAGGTCCAAATCACTTGATCGCGACTCCTATAATTCCGGTGATTGGTTCAACAG gATTGACTTCACTTATAGTTCCAACAATTGGGGTGTAGGCCTTCctccaaaagagaaaaatgaaaagagctGGCCACT AATGAAACCAAGATTAGCAGACCCATCCTTCAAGCCTCATAAGAGTCACATCCAAGCTGCTGTAGAAAATTTTTCAGATTTGTTACGTATTAGGTACTCTTCACCACTTTTCCGTCTGAGGACAGCAAATGCTATTCAG GAACGCATACGTTTCCACAATACTGGGCCTTCATCAGTCCCTGGTCTCATACTAATGAGCATTGAAGACGGGCATGAAGGACTACCCGGGTTATCTCAACTGGATCCAAT CTACTCATATATCGTGGTTATTGTCAATGCTCGCCCAACTGAGGTGTCATTTACAAGTTCTTCTATTTGGGCTAGGACCCTCCAGTTGCATCCTGTACAG GTTAAATCAAATGACGAGATAGTGAAGAGATCAACTTATGACACAGGCTCAGAATGCTTTACTGTGCCTGCGAGGACAACATCTGTGTTTGTTGAGCCTCGGGGAGTTTGA
- the LOC126801625 gene encoding pullulanase 1, chloroplastic isoform X2 has protein sequence MSLYTSTSLLLPPPPTVNRRHAFSSSSIRRHFTSQRKPTFSLFPPNSAKSSRLQCSSSLPAMSAKQDSSSTSPPQVEGSLLKSRAFWVSESIIAWNVDEGIDSCYLFASKTAALSLTSDGVSGGDVKVELQEDRHGLPQNVKEKFPHIKDYKAFRVSTDLDVKSLLKSQLAVAAFSSDGRCSDATGLQLPGILDELFSYEGPLGAVYSKEAVSLYLWAPTSQAVSVLIYKEPLGGHPLEIVQLEEVNGVWNTRGPKSWEGCYYVYEVSVYHPSTLKIEKCYANDPYARGLSSDGGRTLFINLDSDYIKPEGWDKLVDEKPKILSPSDISIYELHIRDFSANDETVPPEFRGGYLAFTVQDSAGVSHLKQLSNAGITHVHLLPAFQFAGVDDEKANWKCVDSQTLEKFPPDSSEQQALITAIQNDDGYNWGYNPVLWGVPKGSYASNANGLYRAIEFRKMVQALNRMGLRVVLDVVYNHLHGSGPFDANSVLDKIVPGYYLRRNNDGFIENSTCVNNTASEHFMVERLILDDLLHWAINYKVDGFRFDLMGHIMKRTMVKAKDALCSLAKDKDGVDGSRMYIYGEGWDFGEVANNGRGVNASQFNICGTGIGSFNDRIRDAILGGSPFGHPLQQGFVTGLLLQPNGYDHGPEVVAERMLAESKDHIQVGMAANLRDFVITNCEGKEVKGSEVLTYGGASVAYALDPAETVNYASAHDNETLFDIVSLKTPFEISVEDRCRINLLATSIIALSQAESISLHFQNGPSLLKIKSGETCIFPLLIHIFIKVIIFYRIAEDK, from the exons ATGAGTTTATATACTTCTACTtcgcttcttcttcctcctcctccaacgGTCAACCGCCGCCAcgccttttcttcatcttccatACGCCGTCATTTCACCTCCCAACGCAAACCCACCTTCTCCTTATTCCCGCCAAATTCCGCCAAGTCATCCAGACTCCAATGCTCGTCGTCATTGCCTGCCATGTCTGCCAAGCAGGACTCTTCTTCAACCTCACCACCCCAg GTGGAGGGTAGCCTGTTGAAATCAAGGGCATTCTGGGTTAGTGAATCAATCATAGCTTGGAATGTGGATGAGGGAATTGATTCGTGTTACTTATTTGCAAGTAAAACTGCGGCGCTGTCATTAACTAGTGATGGAGTGTCCG GTGGGGATGTGAAAGTTGAGCTTCAAGAAGATAGACATGGGTTACCGCAAAAT GTGAAAGAAAAGTTTCCTCATATCAAAGACTACAAAGCATTCAGGGTCTCCACTGATCTGGATGTCAAATCTCTTCTGAAATCCCAATTGGCAGTTGCTGCTTTCAGTT CTGATGGAAGGTGCAGCGATGCTACTGGTCTGCAGTTACCGGGCATTCTAGACGAATTATTCTCGTATGAAGGTCCCCTTGGTGCAGTGTATTCAAAGGAAGCCGTGTCACTTTACCTTTGGGCTCCTACTTCTCAG GCAGTATCTGTTTTGATCTATAAGGAGCCATTGGGTGGACATCCCTTAGAAATTGTGCAGCTTGAGGAAGTTAATGGCGTTTGGAATACTAGAGGACCAAAAAGTTGGGAAGGATGCTACTATGTGTATGAAGTGTCTGTATACCATCCTAGCAccttaaaaattgaaaaatgctACGCAAATGATCCATATGCTAGAGG GCTCTCATCAGATGGCGGGCGGACGTTGTTCATCAATCTTGACTCTGACTATATAAAACCAGAAGGATGGGATAAATTGGTGGATGAGAAACCCAAAATACTTTCTCCTTCGGACATAAGTATTTACGAGTTGCACATAAGAGATTTTAG TGCCAATGACGAGACAGTGCCTCCTGAATTTCGTGGTGGATATCTGGCATTCACTGTACAG GACTCAGCTGGTGTATCTCATTTGAAGCAATTATCAAATGCTGGTATCACTCATGTCCATCTACTGCCGGCCTTCCAATTTGCAGGTGTCGATGATGAGAAGGCAAACTGGAAGTGCGTAG ATTCACAGACTCTTGAAAAGTTTCCTCCAGATTCCTCCGAGCAACAAGCTCTCATTACAGCTATCCAAAATGATGATGGCTATAACTGGGG gTACAACCCTGTCCTCTGGGGTGTCCCTAAAGGAAGCTATGCAAGTAATGCAAATGGTTTGTACCGTGCAATTGAGTTTAGGAAGATGGTTCAG GCACTTAATCGTATGGGCCTTCGTGTTGTCTTGGATGTTGTCTACAATCATTTGCATGGAAGTGGGCCATTTGATGCAAATTCAGTTCTTGATAAG ATTGTTCCAGGATACTACTTGAGAAGAAACAATGATGGTTTTATCGAGAACAGTACATGTGTGAACAACACTGCTAGCGAGCATTTTATGGTTGAGCGTTTAATTCTTGATGATCTTTTGCACTGGGCAATTAATTATAAG GTTGATGGATTCCGGTTTGACCTTATGGGTCATATAATGAAAAGAACAATG GTGAAAGCAAAAGATGCACTTTGCAGCCTTGCAAAGGATAAGGATGGAGTTGATGGCTCAAGGATGTATAT ATATGGTGAAGGATGGGATTTTGGTGAAGTTGCCAACAATGGGCGTGGAGTAAATGCTTCGCAGTTCAATATTTGTGGTACTGGAATTGGGAG TTTTAATGATCGTATACGGGATGCGATTCTGGGTGGTTCTCCCTTTGGCCATCCTCTTCAGCAAGGATTTGTGACTGGTCTACTATTACAG CCTAACGGCTACGATCATGGCCCAGAAGTTGTTGCAGAACGCATGCTTGCTGAATCAAAGGATCACATTCAG GTCGGCATGGCTGCAAACTTGAGGGACTTTGTGATAACCAATTGTGAAGGGAAAGAG GTAAAAGGATCAGAAGTATTGACATATGGTGGGGCAAGTGTAGCATATGCTTTAGATCCTGCTGAAACA GTTAATTATGCTTCTGCTCATGACAACGAAACTCTATTTGACATCGTGAGTTTGAAG ACTCCATTTGAAATTTCTGTAGAAGACAGATGCAGGATAAATCTTCTGGCGACAAGTATAATTGCTCTATCACAG GCCGAGAGCATCTCTTTGCATTTTCAAAATGGACCAAGTCTtctcaaaatcaaatcagGAGAGACTTGCATTTTTCCTTTATT GATTCATATTTTTATCAAGGTCATTATCTTCTACCGCATTGCGGAGGATAAGTAA